A genomic stretch from Leptospira licerasiae serovar Varillal str. VAR 010 includes:
- the ileS gene encoding isoleucine--tRNA ligase produces MKEEDKKNPYSNTVILPQTDFPMKAGLSTREPDQIKTWQSEKILRKMQEKRKDRPQFILHDGPPYANGNFHTGHALNKILKDMIVKSKFFAGYQTDMIPGWDCHGLPIEVQVLKNLGKKAKEIGPEELRKLCRDYAEQFVQKQGQDLSRFLCFWEEGKIYKTMSPDFEAKIVEVFGDLFEKGYVYRGKKPVYWCIELATAHAEAEIEYYPHKSPSIYVKFPIKGQVGKFCLIWTTTPWTLPANLAISFNPKFEYSFYTTPNGEELLLADGLKEAVEKAAEVQLTKKISVSQEELSKMIFRHPFLDQDSIPLFGEHVTLDAGTGAVHTAPGHGQDDYKIGLAAGLEPYSPVDDYGRYTDEFPMMKGIKVWDANPKIVELLREKGLLLHYSEFEHSYPHSWRSKKPLIFRATPQWFFKIDYQELREKSLKAIDKVTWIPNWGITRIRSMVETRPDWCLSRQRNWGVPIPAFTCENCNETHLDAKSVKFFTDLVREKGIEIWYSEPADSLLPPGSKCSKCGSSSFRKGKDILDVWFDSGVSNFAVLKERGNEPPADLYLEGSDQHRGWFQSSLWPSMALRGIPPYKSVLTHGYVLDEQGRAMSKSLGNGIDPTTDIINVYGADILRLWVSSQDFRDDVRVGKEGLKIIADNYRKIRNTFRYLLGNLAGHTSDQNLEVSDLEEVDKYYLSKLAQLSEELKYHYENYQFHQVYQKLLLFCTVTLSQDYFEMIRDRMYCDRRDSKTRRSSCTALQIVLETLCIYSAPILSFTTEEVWKENGKKESVFMEEFPDLSSLRNKELETKFEEALTARETVHKTLELARQAGKLGKSLEAAVEISSKAEDKLQKDFSIEALELIFTVSQVGFDKSDREQLSEYSGEHFSVRVVKPKEEECPRCWRHPAEERHNGLCKRCSAAI; encoded by the coding sequence ATGAAAGAAGAAGATAAGAAGAATCCATATTCAAATACCGTAATACTCCCTCAAACGGATTTCCCAATGAAGGCGGGTCTTTCCACTAGGGAGCCTGACCAGATCAAAACCTGGCAGTCGGAAAAGATCCTGCGTAAAATGCAGGAAAAAAGAAAGGATCGTCCACAATTCATTCTTCATGACGGACCTCCTTATGCAAACGGCAACTTTCACACTGGGCACGCACTTAACAAGATCCTAAAGGACATGATCGTTAAGTCCAAGTTTTTTGCGGGCTATCAAACGGATATGATCCCCGGTTGGGACTGTCACGGTCTTCCTATCGAAGTGCAAGTTCTGAAGAATCTGGGTAAAAAAGCGAAAGAGATCGGCCCGGAAGAATTAAGAAAACTCTGTAGAGACTACGCGGAACAATTCGTTCAAAAACAAGGGCAGGATCTTTCTAGATTCTTATGCTTTTGGGAAGAAGGTAAGATCTACAAAACGATGAGTCCTGATTTTGAGGCAAAGATCGTGGAAGTTTTCGGAGATCTATTCGAAAAAGGTTATGTATATAGAGGCAAAAAGCCTGTCTATTGGTGTATAGAACTTGCGACTGCTCACGCGGAAGCTGAAATCGAATATTATCCCCACAAATCTCCTTCCATCTATGTAAAATTTCCGATCAAGGGACAGGTTGGGAAATTCTGCCTGATCTGGACTACTACTCCATGGACTCTTCCCGCAAACTTAGCCATCAGCTTTAATCCCAAGTTCGAATATTCCTTCTATACAACTCCCAATGGAGAGGAGTTACTACTCGCTGACGGATTAAAAGAAGCGGTTGAAAAAGCTGCGGAAGTCCAACTCACCAAAAAAATATCCGTTTCCCAAGAAGAACTTTCTAAAATGATCTTCCGTCATCCGTTCTTGGATCAGGATTCCATTCCTCTTTTTGGAGAACACGTTACTCTGGATGCTGGAACAGGAGCCGTTCATACTGCTCCAGGTCATGGGCAAGACGACTATAAGATCGGTTTAGCCGCTGGATTAGAACCTTATTCTCCAGTAGACGATTACGGTAGGTATACCGACGAATTCCCTATGATGAAAGGGATCAAAGTCTGGGATGCAAATCCTAAGATCGTAGAATTGCTTAGAGAAAAAGGTCTGCTACTTCATTACTCCGAGTTTGAACATAGCTATCCTCATAGCTGGAGAAGTAAGAAGCCTTTGATCTTCCGCGCGACCCCACAATGGTTTTTTAAGATAGATTACCAAGAACTCAGGGAAAAGTCCCTGAAAGCGATCGATAAAGTAACTTGGATCCCGAACTGGGGAATCACCAGGATCCGCTCCATGGTGGAAACGAGACCGGACTGGTGTCTCTCCAGGCAAAGAAACTGGGGAGTTCCTATTCCTGCATTCACATGCGAGAATTGTAATGAAACCCATTTAGATGCAAAATCGGTAAAGTTCTTCACCGATCTAGTGAGAGAAAAAGGAATAGAGATCTGGTACAGTGAACCTGCGGATTCTCTTCTTCCTCCCGGATCAAAATGTTCCAAATGCGGATCTTCTTCCTTTAGAAAAGGAAAAGATATTTTGGACGTTTGGTTTGATTCAGGAGTTTCCAACTTTGCTGTCTTAAAAGAGAGAGGTAACGAACCCCCTGCCGATCTGTATTTGGAAGGTTCCGACCAACATAGAGGCTGGTTCCAATCTAGTCTTTGGCCCTCCATGGCGTTACGCGGAATTCCACCTTATAAATCAGTCCTCACTCATGGTTATGTTTTGGACGAACAAGGAAGGGCCATGTCCAAGTCTTTGGGCAATGGAATAGACCCAACCACGGATATTATAAACGTTTACGGAGCCGATATACTCAGACTTTGGGTAAGCTCTCAAGACTTCAGAGACGATGTAAGAGTCGGAAAAGAAGGGCTCAAGATCATTGCAGATAATTACAGAAAGATCCGGAACACATTCAGATATCTTTTGGGAAATTTAGCGGGACATACCTCCGATCAAAATCTCGAAGTTTCCGATTTGGAAGAAGTAGATAAATACTATCTTTCCAAACTGGCACAACTCTCGGAAGAGCTTAAATACCATTACGAGAACTATCAATTCCACCAAGTATATCAGAAACTTTTGTTATTCTGCACTGTGACACTTTCCCAGGACTATTTCGAAATGATCCGGGATAGAATGTACTGTGACAGAAGGGATTCCAAAACCAGAAGATCTTCATGTACAGCCCTTCAGATCGTATTAGAAACTCTTTGTATATATTCCGCTCCTATCTTAAGTTTCACTACGGAAGAAGTTTGGAAAGAGAATGGTAAAAAAGAATCGGTATTTATGGAGGAATTCCCGGATCTTTCTTCTTTAAGGAACAAAGAATTGGAAACTAAGTTCGAAGAAGCGTTGACTGCGAGAGAAACGGTTCACAAAACTTTGGAGTTGGCAAGACAGGCCGGCAAATTAGGAAAATCTTTGGAAGCAGCAGTGGAGATCTCCTCGAAAGCGGAAGATAAATTACAAAAGGATTTTTCCATAGAGGCGCTGGAGTTGATCTTTACGGTTTCTCAAGTCGGTTTCGATAAATCCGATAGAGAACAGTTGTCCGAATATTCCGGTGAACATTTTTCGGTTAGAGTCGTAAAACCGAAGGAAGAAGAATGTCCACGCTGCTGGAGACATCCTGCAGAAGAAAGACATAACGGCCTTTGTAAACGTTGTTCTGCGGCCATTTAG
- a CDS encoding leucine-rich repeat domain-containing protein produces MRSVQKISIAYLILFAAFIISDCRRPASEILNEASKNPNSVEKLDLGLGKLGTVPPVLFTFPNLKWLDLRMNELTSLPENSGDWSNLEHLNIYGNDIEKLPASFSKLSKLRFFFAGNNDFVGIPTELTGTPIEAVYLDSNKIEFKESDIDILMGFPKLEVLDLARNRKIASFPKNLGFLASHPKLRLLILKETGLKPSQIESARKLLPKVKIEF; encoded by the coding sequence ATGAGATCCGTCCAAAAAATAAGTATCGCTTACTTAATCCTTTTTGCCGCTTTTATTATCTCCGACTGTAGACGACCTGCTTCCGAGATATTAAACGAAGCTTCTAAAAATCCAAACTCGGTGGAAAAATTGGATTTGGGCCTCGGCAAACTCGGAACAGTTCCTCCTGTTTTATTCACTTTCCCGAATCTGAAATGGTTGGATCTGAGAATGAACGAGCTTACTTCTCTTCCTGAAAATTCAGGAGACTGGAGTAATTTAGAACATTTGAATATATACGGAAACGATATAGAAAAACTCCCCGCTTCCTTTTCTAAACTATCCAAACTCAGATTTTTTTTCGCAGGAAATAACGACTTTGTTGGAATTCCTACAGAGTTGACCGGAACCCCCATAGAAGCAGTCTATTTGGATTCCAATAAGATCGAATTCAAAGAATCCGATATTGATATACTGATGGGATTTCCTAAGCTGGAAGTCTTAGATCTGGCAAGAAACAGAAAGATCGCTTCATTCCCTAAAAATTTAGGATTTTTGGCCAGTCATCCTAAATTAAGATTACTGATCTTAAAAGAGACGGGATTAAAACCTTCTCAGATAGAATCTGCAAGAAAACTTCTCCCTAAAGTGAAGATAGAATTTTAA
- the purL gene encoding phosphoribosylformylglycinamidine synthase subunit PurL, which translates to MEKESVSLQDALEHGLTSEEFSKIQEILGRIPNSTELGIFSAMWSEHCSYKNSILQLKTLPTKSDKLLAQAGEENAGAMDIGQGLAVVFKIESHNHPTAVEPYQGAATGVGGIMRDIFTMGARPIVSLNSLRFGNPDEPRNKYLLSRAVKGIGDYGNSLGIAVSGGELFIDECFSKNPLVNAMTVGIVRHDQMASATTGGKVGNAVFIVGSTTGRDGIHGASFASKDLTKESESKRSAVQVGDPFMEKLLMEASLEAIQKKLLVGIQDMGAAGISCATSEMSAKGKSGMKINLDLVPFRETGMNAYEAMLSESQERMLVIPQKGKEEELVAIFKKWNLNAVQIGEVTDTGLLEVYKDGNLKAKIPADTLVLGGGAPRYVRETKRPAYLDQVSSWSPDSTPDLQENEAGKKLLKLLNSWNISSRKPIIEQYDTEVGLVKLIGPGADGGLSAIPDTDMALATATDCNSRFTYLDPYWGAALAVCEAARNVAVTGAEPLGVTNNLNFANPYIPENYYMFSECVRGMGDACRFLGLPVTGGNVSFYNESPEGPIFPTPTIGMVGILDNQKEVVWGAPKKSGLSLALIGKFDPSLGGSEYQKAFLGKVQGQIPKFELADEKSLLEVLVSLRKNGNLSFAKDLSLGGIGVALAKIVILSGLGIKADLSAIKQSRKDLTLFGESASSVLIGYEKGKEENIKSLVSSKNLDFHSIGTVESDPKLHIEGYGISISSNELKSVYESGLEEIFK; encoded by the coding sequence ATGGAAAAAGAATCCGTCTCCCTCCAAGACGCTCTCGAACACGGTCTTACCTCAGAAGAATTTAGCAAAATCCAGGAAATCCTAGGCAGAATCCCCAACTCCACAGAACTGGGGATTTTCTCCGCAATGTGGTCGGAGCATTGCTCTTATAAAAATTCTATCCTTCAATTAAAAACTCTTCCCACAAAGTCAGATAAACTTTTGGCCCAAGCAGGAGAAGAGAATGCGGGAGCCATGGACATCGGCCAAGGACTGGCTGTAGTTTTCAAAATAGAAAGTCATAATCACCCAACTGCAGTGGAACCTTACCAAGGTGCAGCCACCGGTGTCGGCGGCATTATGAGAGATATTTTTACGATGGGAGCAAGACCTATCGTATCCTTAAACTCTCTTAGATTTGGCAACCCTGATGAGCCTAGAAACAAATACTTATTATCCAGAGCCGTAAAAGGGATCGGAGATTACGGCAACTCTTTAGGGATCGCGGTCTCAGGCGGAGAACTATTCATAGACGAATGTTTTTCCAAGAACCCTTTGGTGAACGCGATGACCGTTGGAATTGTCAGACATGACCAGATGGCAAGCGCAACCACCGGAGGAAAGGTGGGTAACGCAGTTTTCATCGTCGGTTCCACTACGGGAAGAGACGGTATCCATGGCGCATCCTTCGCATCCAAGGATCTAACTAAAGAGTCGGAATCCAAACGTTCGGCTGTTCAGGTAGGAGATCCATTTATGGAAAAACTACTGATGGAAGCGTCTCTCGAAGCTATCCAAAAAAAACTTTTAGTAGGTATCCAAGACATGGGCGCCGCCGGAATTTCCTGCGCTACTTCGGAGATGAGTGCAAAGGGAAAATCAGGAATGAAGATTAACTTGGATCTAGTTCCTTTCCGCGAGACCGGAATGAACGCTTATGAAGCGATGCTTTCCGAAAGCCAAGAAAGAATGTTGGTAATCCCACAAAAAGGTAAAGAAGAAGAGCTGGTCGCCATATTCAAAAAATGGAATCTAAACGCAGTCCAGATCGGAGAAGTTACCGATACCGGCCTATTAGAAGTTTATAAAGACGGAAATCTAAAGGCTAAGATACCTGCAGATACTTTAGTTTTAGGGGGAGGCGCTCCTAGATACGTTAGAGAAACGAAACGTCCTGCGTATTTGGACCAAGTTTCTTCTTGGAGCCCGGATTCCACACCTGATCTGCAAGAGAATGAAGCTGGTAAAAAGTTACTTAAACTATTAAATTCTTGGAATATATCTTCTAGAAAACCGATCATCGAACAGTATGATACCGAGGTTGGCCTAGTCAAACTGATCGGACCTGGCGCAGATGGAGGATTATCCGCTATACCTGATACCGATATGGCATTGGCTACTGCAACGGATTGTAATTCCAGATTTACTTATTTGGATCCATACTGGGGTGCTGCGCTTGCAGTTTGTGAAGCTGCAAGGAACGTGGCGGTCACAGGTGCAGAACCTCTTGGAGTGACAAATAACCTAAACTTCGCAAATCCATATATTCCGGAAAACTATTATATGTTTTCCGAATGCGTCCGAGGCATGGGAGACGCTTGTAGATTCTTAGGGCTTCCGGTAACCGGAGGAAACGTCTCCTTCTATAATGAATCTCCGGAAGGTCCGATCTTTCCTACTCCTACGATCGGAATGGTGGGGATTCTGGATAACCAGAAAGAAGTGGTTTGGGGTGCTCCTAAAAAATCCGGGCTTTCCTTGGCATTAATCGGTAAATTCGATCCAAGCCTGGGTGGAAGCGAATACCAAAAAGCTTTCTTAGGAAAAGTGCAAGGACAGATACCAAAATTCGAACTTGCGGATGAAAAGTCCCTATTAGAAGTACTAGTCTCTTTAAGAAAGAACGGAAACCTGTCATTCGCTAAAGATCTTTCCTTGGGAGGGATCGGCGTGGCACTTGCAAAGATCGTAATACTCTCCGGATTAGGGATCAAGGCGGACTTAAGCGCAATCAAACAATCCAGAAAGGATCTTACTCTTTTCGGTGAAAGCGCAAGCTCGGTTCTGATCGGTTATGAAAAAGGAAAAGAGGAAAATATTAAATCTCTCGTTTCCTCCAAGAACTTGGACTTCCATTCAATCGGAACAGTCGAATCGGATCCTAAACTCCATATAGAAGGATATGGAATTTCCATTTCTTCGAACGAACTGAAATCGGTTTATGAATCCGGTTTAGAGGAGATATTCAAATGA
- a CDS encoding LA_3696 family protein — MGLELVPKTPKKLKESLGEEVTEELAEFIQKHQQFGNKTMIELSMEKYERRLVEETGKLRAEMHAGFGKIQEQFTDVYKEFARVHEKISSLQESIQSQTRWMIAAIFGAIPLYLAIYKYL, encoded by the coding sequence ATGGGTTTAGAATTAGTCCCGAAAACTCCCAAAAAATTAAAAGAATCTCTTGGAGAGGAAGTTACGGAAGAGTTGGCGGAATTCATTCAAAAGCATCAACAATTTGGGAACAAGACGATGATCGAACTATCTATGGAAAAATACGAAAGAAGACTCGTAGAAGAGACAGGCAAATTGCGAGCGGAAATGCATGCAGGTTTCGGAAAGATCCAAGAACAATTCACGGACGTATATAAGGAGTTTGCTCGCGTCCATGAAAAGATTAGCTCCCTACAGGAATCTATCCAAAGCCAGACCAGATGGATGATTGCGGCGATATTTGGAGCCATTCCCTTATACTTAGCAATATACAAATATTTATAA
- a CDS encoding flavin reductase family protein, which translates to MSFSADEFKNSLSHFASGVTVVTFSDTTRAGGLTVSSFSSLSLDPPLVLFNLQKNIASHDPLLSSGLFTVNILSSDQQELSNQFASGKIDKHELIQKLACDLGHNGVPFLNGTLARIECELEKQVDGGDHTIVIGRVISAVSDDSKRPLLYYRRNYHNI; encoded by the coding sequence ATGTCTTTCAGCGCGGACGAATTCAAAAATTCACTCTCTCATTTTGCATCCGGGGTAACCGTGGTCACTTTTTCAGATACCACAAGAGCGGGAGGACTGACTGTCAGCAGTTTCAGTTCGCTTTCCTTGGATCCTCCTTTAGTACTTTTTAATCTCCAAAAGAATATAGCAAGCCATGATCCGCTTCTTTCTTCCGGTCTATTCACTGTAAATATCCTCTCGTCCGACCAGCAAGAACTCTCCAACCAATTTGCATCCGGCAAGATAGATAAACATGAGCTGATCCAAAAGTTAGCCTGCGACTTAGGCCATAACGGAGTACCTTTTTTGAACGGCACTTTAGCCAGGATAGAATGTGAACTGGAAAAACAAGTAGATGGAGGTGATCATACAATAGTGATCGGAAGAGTTATATCCGCCGTATCCGATGATTCAAAAAGACCTCTTTTGTATTACCGCAGGAACTACCACAATATATAA
- a CDS encoding amidase, whose product MSSTKFPFDSYDSIGLADLIRKKKIQPKELLDFSEAKIDRFNPELNAVVLNTIDKAREALRSGLIPKGPFYGVPLLIKDLLHHVKGQNITSGSKAYKNYVPSDDSVFVSKLRKAGFLFIGTTNVPEFALMGITEPKFHGPTRNPWDPERTPGGSSGGAGAAVASGMSSIATGSDGGGSIRIPAAYCGLFGLKPSRGRVPVRPYGRVWQGASQDHVLTKSVRDSAAVLDIVSGVGIEEAFSMEKNKTSYLSEAKKSPGKLKIAYSFASPIGTPVNQDHIDALHDTVKLLRSLGHKLEERSPSIDGKRLAKAYVTMYFGEVASEISRLDKVLGRKAKMGDVESTTWILGLLGRSVSAGEFVSAIRYWDEAAYISEEFLENYDLYLTPTTAEPPAKIGELAPKLYEEIAMQIIGRIGTGKLLLATGMVDQLVEKNLSRTPFTQLANLTGQPSMSVPLSKTTLGLPIGMLFTSKRGREDVLFRLAGQLEKERPWADIKKS is encoded by the coding sequence ATGAGCAGTACAAAATTCCCATTCGATTCGTATGATAGCATCGGTCTTGCCGATTTGATCCGAAAGAAGAAGATCCAACCTAAGGAATTATTAGATTTTTCTGAAGCGAAGATAGATAGATTCAATCCTGAATTGAATGCAGTTGTTTTGAACACGATCGACAAGGCGAGAGAAGCGCTAAGATCCGGTCTGATACCTAAGGGACCCTTTTATGGAGTTCCACTTCTTATTAAAGATCTATTACACCATGTGAAGGGACAAAACATCACTTCCGGCTCCAAAGCATACAAAAATTACGTTCCTTCCGACGACAGTGTGTTTGTTTCCAAGCTCAGAAAAGCCGGATTTCTTTTTATAGGAACTACAAATGTTCCCGAATTCGCTTTGATGGGAATTACCGAGCCGAAGTTTCACGGACCGACTCGAAATCCTTGGGACCCGGAAAGGACGCCCGGTGGTTCTAGTGGTGGAGCAGGAGCAGCAGTTGCTTCCGGAATGAGTTCTATCGCAACAGGTTCGGATGGAGGAGGATCTATCAGAATTCCTGCAGCGTATTGCGGATTATTCGGATTAAAACCGAGTAGAGGAAGAGTTCCTGTCCGCCCTTACGGAAGAGTCTGGCAAGGAGCTTCCCAAGACCATGTTCTTACAAAATCCGTTAGAGATAGCGCAGCGGTTTTGGATATAGTTTCGGGAGTCGGGATAGAAGAAGCGTTCTCTATGGAGAAAAACAAAACTTCTTATCTTTCCGAGGCTAAGAAGTCCCCGGGCAAACTAAAGATCGCGTATTCATTCGCCTCTCCTATCGGAACCCCGGTCAATCAAGATCATATAGACGCGTTACACGACACCGTAAAACTCCTAAGATCTTTGGGCCATAAATTAGAAGAACGTTCCCCTTCTATCGATGGAAAACGTTTAGCAAAAGCGTACGTAACCATGTATTTCGGAGAAGTTGCTTCGGAAATCTCTCGCTTAGACAAAGTTTTAGGCAGAAAAGCAAAGATGGGAGATGTGGAATCCACTACTTGGATCCTAGGATTACTCGGAAGATCGGTATCCGCAGGTGAGTTCGTATCCGCAATTCGATATTGGGATGAAGCGGCCTATATTTCCGAAGAATTTTTAGAAAATTACGATCTATATCTTACTCCAACCACTGCGGAACCTCCGGCTAAGATCGGAGAGCTTGCACCCAAGCTATATGAAGAAATTGCAATGCAGATCATAGGACGGATCGGAACAGGCAAATTACTTTTAGCAACCGGAATGGTGGACCAGCTTGTGGAAAAAAATCTTTCTAGAACTCCATTCACTCAATTAGCGAATCTTACCGGACAACCTTCTATGTCCGTTCCGCTTTCCAAAACGACTCTTGGTCTACCGATCGGGATGTTATTCACTTCCAAAAGAGGGAGAGAAGATGTACTTTTCCGACTAGCGGGGCAATTGGAAAAAGAAAGACCTTGGGCGGATATTAAGAAGTCCTAG